TTGAAATCGTCGATAAAGGGATCAGCTTCTTTCTTTGGCAGTATTGCGTCAAGGGCGCTTGAGAACGCCTTAAAGTCGTACTCGAACTTGTCCCTTGCTGCCGCCGGCTCGAACTTTACTATAATTGCGTTGTCGTCTTTTTTGTCAATCTCGGTAAAATACGACATGACCTCCAGATGGCGCAGGCGCAGTTCCTCCAGCTCTTTTTCTGATGGCTCTAGCGCTCCCTTGACGTCTTCTTCCTCAAATACTGCCAGCGCCTTCTGCAGCTCTTTCGTTATGCCGCAATAGTCCACGATGAGGCCATAGGTCTTGTTTGCGTCATACGGCCTGTTCACCCTGGCTATTGCCTGCAAGAGGTTGTGCTCTCTCAGTCCCTTGTCAAGGTACAGGACCTGCACGATGGGCACATCGTACCCTACAAGCAGCATGTCCACCACTATCAGGATCTTTGTCGGGTCGCCTGGGTCCTTGAACTTCTCTGACTCTTGCTCCCTCTGCTCTGGCGTAAGGTAGTACTGGTCCCAGCTGATGCCATCCTTGCCTTTTTCGCCAAGCTGCGATGTCATTATGATCTTGGAAGGCGGCGCATTGAGCTTGTCAAGCTCCTTCTTGTACGTGACTGCTGCTTCTCTTGATGAAGCGACGACCATCGCCTTGTAGCCGTTAGGCAAAATGTGCGTAGTGTAGTGTTTGACAAGGTCAAGGCAGATCCTCTTTATTCTGGCCGGGGCCTCGGCTATCTTTTCTCTGGTCACGTACTGCTTTTTCAGCCTGTCCTTTGCCTTCTCGTCAAGGTCGATAAAGACGCGTTCAAATATCTGGTCGATGGTTGCGCCCCCTTCTACGAACAGTTCTGGCAGCCTCTCCTCGTACAGGATCTTGAGGGTCGCCCCGTCAGCCTTGGACTCTTCAAAGCCGTACTTGTCAAGGGCCGGCCCAAAGACGCGGTACGTGCTCTTATTCCTCTTGTCTATCGGCGTGCCCGTGAAGGCAAAGAACACGGCATTTGGCATCGCAGAGCGCATCGCCTCCGCGTTGAACTTGTACTGGGTGCGGTGCGCCTCGTCGACCAGCACGATCACCTTCTCGTCAGTGTGGATGTGGCTGGACGAGGTGCCGAATTTCTGGATCGTAGTCATCACGGTCTTGCCTTTTGCGCTTTTCAAGAGCGACTCAAGGTGCCTGATGCTCTTTGCCCTGATCGGGTCCGGAAAGCCGCATACCTTGAACGTCTTTTCAATCTGCTCGTCAAGCTGCTTTCTGTCAGTTACTATCACTATGGGCGGGTTGCCGAACTTGTGCATGAGCTGCGTCGCAAACCACATCATGGTAAGCGACTTGCCGGAGCCCTGTGTGTGCCAGATGACTCCTCCCTTGTCGGAAATGTCCTCCTTGAGGTGGTTGAGCCTGCCTACTGCCTTGGTTACTGCCCTGTACTGCTGGTGCTTGGCTATCTTCTTGATTTTCTTGCTGTTTATGACCTCGTAAGTGACATAGTTTTTCAGCAGGTCAAGCAGGTGCGCTTTGTCAAGCATTCCGGCGATGAGGAACTCCTGCTCCCTTGGGGTTCGCTCGCACAGTTTTTGCACCTTTTCTGGCGTAAGCGGGTAGGATTCGGACCACCTGGCGTACTGGTTCACGCTTGCGCCGATGGTCCCGTGCCTTGCAAGCGTGCCGCAGGTGGCGATGAGAAAGTGGTTGTAAAAGAACAGCCTGTCGTAGCCAAGCTCCCTGTCCTGGTACTTTTGAAAGTTCTTTGTAATCGCCTGCTCTATCGGGCTTGGGATGGATGGCGCCTTGCATTCGATTATCACGAGCGGAAAGCCGTTTACGAATATCACGATGTCTGGAAAGATGGGCTGCTTGTAGCCGTCAAGCTGGAACTGGTTTGTGACGATAAAGTCGTTGTTTTCCGGGTTGTCAAAGTCAAAGAACCTGACCGTCTTTTCCTCCGGGCCGTTGCCAAAGTTCTGTGTTACTGTGATAGGTTCCAGCCCGCCGGACCTTGAAAGGCCGACAAGCTTGGCGCGGATCTTTTCGTTGGTGTCAGCGTGGTCAAGGTTGTGGGGAAAGTTTTCTTCTTCTATCTTGTGCAGGGCGTCCTTTACGCCGTCTTCGTCAAGCTCCGGGTTTAGTTTTCTGATTGCTTTTTCAAGTCTGTCATAGAGCAAGACTTGGCGGTAATCCTTTCTGGTTTTGTTGAGGTCTCTCTGGCTCAGGTACTGGTAGCCCATCCTGACAAGCTGCTCCAGGGCCGGGAGCTCCGACTTTACTGCCTCTTCATTGTTTTCCTTTACGTCAAAGGTCAAACTTTCACCCTGATTTGGCCCGTGAGGAGTTTCTGCATTAGACCTTTCTTTAACAACTCTAATTGTGATTTATGGTTTAGTTCTTGTTTGACCTTCGCAGTGATAGTATCCAAAAT
The sequence above is drawn from the Nitrososphaera viennensis EN76 genome and encodes:
- a CDS encoding type I restriction endonuclease subunit R, giving the protein MTFDVKENNEEAVKSELPALEQLVRMGYQYLSQRDLNKTRKDYRQVLLYDRLEKAIRKLNPELDEDGVKDALHKIEEENFPHNLDHADTNEKIRAKLVGLSRSGGLEPITVTQNFGNGPEEKTVRFFDFDNPENNDFIVTNQFQLDGYKQPIFPDIVIFVNGFPLVIIECKAPSIPSPIEQAITKNFQKYQDRELGYDRLFFYNHFLIATCGTLARHGTIGASVNQYARWSESYPLTPEKVQKLCERTPREQEFLIAGMLDKAHLLDLLKNYVTYEVINSKKIKKIAKHQQYRAVTKAVGRLNHLKEDISDKGGVIWHTQGSGKSLTMMWFATQLMHKFGNPPIVIVTDRKQLDEQIEKTFKVCGFPDPIRAKSIRHLESLLKSAKGKTVMTTIQKFGTSSSHIHTDEKVIVLVDEAHRTQYKFNAEAMRSAMPNAVFFAFTGTPIDKRNKSTYRVFGPALDKYGFEESKADGATLKILYEERLPELFVEGGATIDQIFERVFIDLDEKAKDRLKKQYVTREKIAEAPARIKRICLDLVKHYTTHILPNGYKAMVVASSREAAVTYKKELDKLNAPPSKIIMTSQLGEKGKDGISWDQYYLTPEQREQESEKFKDPGDPTKILIVVDMLLVGYDVPIVQVLYLDKGLREHNLLQAIARVNRPYDANKTYGLIVDYCGITKELQKALAVFEEEDVKGALEPSEKELEELRLRHLEVMSYFTEIDKKDDNAIIVKFEPAAARDKFEYDFKAFSSALDAILPKKEADPFIDDFKYASKVRQLIRTYYEGAGTSLREYGKKVQQLIDDHIRATGISELLDPREITYHNFLSYVAKFKNERARTALVKNKARQVIEEFSAYNPAYYEKLRERLEKLIQEEALRRKEMANFFDLYKEILEDALNEEQERKKLGFSTPFEFAVYGELQPIKGDDEAAKQVTAAIYKQIEPETELVGWKSKSSSERLMSAAIYDVLTDNKFPEDKVDELIRKVLELAKRLL